From Burkholderia savannae, a single genomic window includes:
- a CDS encoding tail fiber assembly protein, whose amino-acid sequence MLCNQYDNLTGQYVISFLADIDPMNPTRWLIPAFCETKPLPERAPMTWPFWKDGDWVLLPDYRGVRLYRTDTGAPAEITKAGVTPEDAGLTTAPRPSDEYVWRDGTWVVDAAVVARKERQAAMNAFMSRMEKARAKNLGKADALAAGQLDAFERALFDAWAQYQMKLVRVVEAADFPASLAWPAEPDEEAIRKEVDAVLREEKEKEKEQAAAGGELADSAAPGGRGAQADSVAPGTQGAQADSVALGGQGA is encoded by the coding sequence GTGCTTTGCAATCAATACGACAACTTGACCGGCCAATACGTGATCAGCTTTCTGGCCGACATCGACCCGATGAACCCGACGCGCTGGCTGATTCCCGCGTTCTGTGAGACGAAGCCGCTGCCCGAGCGCGCGCCGATGACTTGGCCGTTCTGGAAGGACGGCGACTGGGTGCTGCTGCCCGACTATCGCGGCGTACGCCTGTACCGCACCGACACCGGCGCGCCCGCCGAGATCACGAAGGCGGGCGTGACGCCGGAGGACGCGGGCCTGACGACGGCGCCGCGGCCGTCGGACGAATACGTGTGGCGCGACGGGACGTGGGTGGTCGACGCGGCTGTCGTCGCGCGCAAGGAGCGGCAAGCGGCGATGAACGCGTTCATGTCGCGCATGGAGAAGGCGCGCGCGAAGAATCTCGGCAAGGCCGACGCGCTCGCGGCGGGGCAACTCGACGCGTTCGAGCGCGCGCTCTTCGACGCATGGGCGCAGTATCAGATGAAGCTCGTGCGCGTCGTGGAGGCCGCGGATTTCCCGGCTTCGCTCGCGTGGCCGGCGGAGCCGGATGAGGAGGCGATCCGCAAGGAGGTCGATGCGGTGCTTCGGGAGGAGAAGGAGAAGGAGAAGGAGCAAGCGGCGGCTGGCGGCGAGCTGGCCGATTCGGCTGCCCCGGGCGGGCGGGGCGCGCAGGCCGACTCGGTTGCCCCGGGCACGCAGGGCGCGCAGGCCGACTCGGTTGCCCTCGGCGGGCAGGGCGCATAG